Proteins encoded within one genomic window of Humulus lupulus chromosome 1, drHumLupu1.1, whole genome shotgun sequence:
- the LOC133806700 gene encoding protein SHORT-ROOT-like encodes MDITLFANISPKHQQSHEYYFNSNTLCTHNKHHDQHIIIGTNNDQTVLLDTIMQATTTTSNHLLLPPPLPPPSASTSLSSDSALGAGAEPWPPATADNWAPRLLKECAKAISDKDSTKIHNLLWMLNELASPYGDCDQKLGSYFLQALFYKSTNSGLHCYKKLTSVADKMRSFDCARKLILKFQEVSPWTTFGHVASNGAILEALDGEAKLHIIDISNTLCTQWPTLLEALATRNNETPKLKLTVVVTAAAAVATDDGGGLSVMKEIRQRMEKFARLMGVPFEFNVISELGRLGELTRERLGIEDDEAVAVNCVGTLRRAEVEDREAAMRAFRSLKPRIVTVVEEEADFTTTRDDFVGCFEECLRFYTLYFEMLEESFAVTSNEKLMLERECSRGIIRVLACDDDQDQLDHHDQDMDDPKEQDDQNNKNNNSKDSNNNNIKNGMRRSTTATTWDCSERREKGKQWSERLKRGSFWPVGYSNDVLDDVKALLKRYRPSGWGLVHPPQAIGGEGGHQRQQERQLLVYDESSSTSGIYLKWKEEPVIWASAWKP; translated from the coding sequence ATGGACATAACCCTCTTCGCTAATATTAGTCCGAAACATCAACAAAGTCATGAGTACTATTTCAACTCAAACACATTATGCACCCACAACAAGCACCATGATCAACACATCATCATCGGCACCAACAATGATCAGACGGTCTTACTAGACACTATTATGCAAGCCACCACCACTACAAGTAACCATCTTCTGCTGCCACCGCCACTGCCGCCACCGTCAGCCTCAACAAGCCTTTCTTCGGATTCGGCGTTAGGGGCAGGCGCCGAGCCATGGCCTCCGGCTACAGCCGACAATTGGGCTCCAAGACTTCTCAAGGAGTGTGCAAAAGCAATCTCTGATAAGGATTCGACCAAAATCCACAACCTTCTTTGGATGCTGAACGAGTTGGCTTCCCCTTATGGCGACTGTGATCAGAAATTGGGGTCTTACTTCTTGCAAGCTCTCTTCTACAAATCCACAAACTCCGGCCTCCACTGCTACAAGAAATTGACGTCAGTGGCGGACAAGATGCGTTCTTTTGACTGTGCTAGAAAGTTAATTCTCAAGTTTCAAGAGGTGAGCCCATGGACCACCTTCGGACACGTGGCGTCCAATGGAGCAATCTTAGAGGCCTTAGATGGAGAAGCCAAGCTTCACATAATCGACATAAGCAACACGCTTTGCACTCAATGGCCTACTCTCCTCGAAGCCTTGGCAACCCGAAACAATGAGACGCCGAAGCTGAAGCTCACAGTGGTGGTCACGGCGGCCGCCGCAGTAGCTACTGACGACGGTGGTGGGTTATCAGTGATGAAAGAGATCAGGCAGAGAATGGAGAAATTCGCGAGGCTTATGGGAGTTCCTTTCGAATTCAACGTCATATCTGAGCTAGGCCGGTTAGGGGAGCTGACGAGAGAAAGACTAGGAATTGAAGACGACGAGGCGGTGGCCGTGAACTGCGTGGGAACGCTAAGGAGAGCAGAGGTGGAGGATAGGGAGGCAGCGATGAGAGCTTTTCGATCACTGAAGCCACGAATCGTGACAGTTGTGGAAGAAGAAGCAGATTTCACAACCACGAGAGACGACTTCGTTGGTTGCTTCGAAGAGTGCCTTAGATTCTACACTCTCTACTTTGAGATGCTCGAAGAAAGCTTTGCTGTGACGAGCAACGAGAAGCTGATGTTGGAGAGAGAGTGCTCAAGAGGCATCATTAGGGTTTTGGCATGTGATGATGATCAAGATCAATTAGATCATCATGATCAAGATATGGATGATCCAAAAGAACAAGATgaccaaaacaataaaaataataatagtaaggATAGTAATAACAACAACATTAAGAATGGTATGAGAAGGAGCACTACTGCTACTACATGGGATTGTAGCGAAAGGAGAGAGAAGGGAAAGCAATGGAGTGAGAGGCTGAAACGGGGGTCATTTTGGCCTGTTGGGTACAGCAACGACGTTTTGGACGATGTTAAGGCTTTGTTGAAGAGATACCGGCCATCTGGGTGGGGACTTGTTCATCCACCTCAAGCCATAGGAGGAGAAGGAGGCCATCAACGACAACAAGAACGACAATTACTAGTGTATGATGAATCCTCCTCTACTTCTGGAATTTACTTAAAATGGAAAGAAGAGCCAGTGATTTGGGCTTCAGCATGGAAACCATAA